CCCGGCGCTGTGGGTCTACAACTCGCCGCTGACGCTGGTCTTCGCCCAGGTGCTGCTGCTCTGCTCGGCGGCGGTCCCGGTCTACCTGGTGGCCCGACGGGCCTGGGGGCGGCCGGTCGCCTCGGTGATCACCGCCGCCTTCCTCTCCAGCATGGGCATCCAGGGCTCCGTCGCCTTCCCGGTGCACGAGGTGATGTTCGGCGCTCCACTGATCGGCTGGGCGCTGGAGCGGGCGCTGTCGAAGAAGTGGACCGCCGCCTCACTGATCATGGCCTGCGGCGTCTTCGTCAAGGAGGACATGGGCGCCATGGTCGTCATGTTCGGCCTCTGGGCGCTGCTGAACCGCAAGTGGCGGCACGCCCTGGCGCTCTTCGTCTGGGGCGCCGGGATGTTCGTGCTGACCATCGACGTGATCATTCCGCACTACAACCCCAGCGGCTTCACCTACGCGGCCGACTACGCGGGCAACCTGCACGCGAACAACTTCAACCAGCTGATCGTCTCGCTGGTGAGCCACCCCGGGACGGGGCTGCACCTGCTGTTCGACGACCCGGTGAAGCAGCAGACCTGGCTGGACCTGCTGAGGCCGGTCGCCTTCATGTGCCTGGCCTCGCCGATCGCCCTGCTGGGCGCGCCGATGATGGTGACCCGGATGCTCTCCGCCCGGAACACCGAGTGGGGCGACCAGCTCTACTACGACATGCCGCTGATGGTCATCACGTTCATCGGCGCGATGGACGGGGTGCAGCGCGTCCTCCGGCTGGTGCGGCGGTTCCTGCCCCGGCTGGACCGGGCCTGGCTGCCCGCGCTGGCCGGCTGCTGCCTGGCCGCCGTCTCGCTGGTGACGACGGTGAACATGGACCGGCACCGGCAGATCTACGCCTGGCTCACCACCTCGACCTTCACCTCCCGGCCCAGCTGGGTCGCGGACGTCCACGCGGCGCTGGCGGTGGTGCCCTCCGGGGTGGAGGTGCGGGCCACCAACAACCTGGTGGTCCCGCTGGCCGCGCGGGACACCGTCACCCTGGTCGGCTCGAACGTCGACAAGGGGAGCTGGGCCGCGGTGGACACCAGCAACCCGCAGTGCCCGATCAGCGCCAGCGCGATCCCGGCCTATCTGACGCAGCTGGAGTCGCAGGGCTTCCGGGTGGTCGCCCAGTACGGTCCGATCGAGATCCTGCACCAGGCCTGACCGGCGCGAAGAGCGCTCTTGACGTGCGGCGAAGGAGATGACAATTTAAGTTAGTCAACTTTACGAACCAACGGGAACGGCGTGGCGATGGTGGAACAGCTCACTCGGCAGCTCAACCTGCGCACGGTCATGGACCTGTTCGTGGCGGTGGGCCGGATCAGCAGAGCCGAGCTCGCCCGGCGCACCGGCCTCTCCAAGCAGACCGTCTCGGAGCTGGTCGGCGAGTTGGAGGAGGGCGGCTGGATCCGCTACACCGGCGACAGCGTGTCCTCCGGCGCCAGCGGACGCGCCGCCGCCCTCTACGAGCTGGACCCGAGCGCCGGCGCCATCGTCGGGGTCGACCTCGGCGGCACCAAGATCAACGCTGCCCTCGGCGACTTCAGCGGCGCCGTGCTGCGCGAGGCGACCGCCCCCACCGACCCGCGCGGCGGCCGGTACGTCATCGCCCAGATCGTCGGCCTGGCCCGCGAGCTCGTCGCCGCCGAGGGCGTCGACCCGGCCCGGCTGCGGGTGCTCGCGCTCGGCAGCCCCGGCGCCCTGGACCGTGACACCGGCGTGATGGCCTTCGCCCCCAACATCCCCTCCTTCGGCGACCTGGACGTGGCCCGGGAGATCGCCGCCGAGCTCGGCACCGTCGTCGTCGTCGACAACGACGTCAATATCGCGGCCCTGGGCGAGCACTGGGCCGGGCACGGCCGGGGGCAGTCGGAGTTCGTCTTCATCGCCGTCGGCACCGGCATCGGGATGGGCCTGATCACCGGCGGGGTGCTGCGCACCGGCGCCACCGGCGCGGCCGGGGAGATCGCCTACCTGCCGCTCGGCACCGACCCCTTCGACCCGGCCAACCAGGTCAAGGGCCCGCTGGAGGAGGCCGTGGCCGGCGAGGGACTGGCCCGCCGCTACGCGGGCGGACCGGCCGGCCGGGGCAGCGTGCCGGAGATCTTCGCCGCCGCCGCGGCCGGGGAGCCGGCCGCGCTGGCCGCACTGGACGAGGAGGCCCGGCTGATCGCGCTGTCGATCTGCGCGGTCGCGGCCGTGCTCGATCCCGCGCTGGCCGTCATCGGCGGCGGCATCGGCTCCCGCCCGGAGCTGCTGGAGCCGGTCCGCGCCTGGCTGGCCCGGCTGATGCCGCGTCCGGTGCCGGTGCGGACCAGCGAGCTCGGCCCGCGGGCCGGCCTGCTCGGCGCCGTCGCCGTCGGCCTGCGGACCGCACACCAGAGGCTGTTCCAGGCGCCGGGCCAGTCCACCGCCGCCGACCGGGGACCGGTCCCGGTCCCCGCCCCCGCACTCGACCGGGTCGTCACCGCCGCACCGGTGCCGGTCCCGGTCGGGGGCTGACCCCAGGTCGGCCCCGACCGGAGCAGGGGGCGCCGCCGAGTACTTCGGCGGCGCCCCCTGCTCCGTTCCGTACGTCGTTCAGTACCGGTTCGGCTCCTCAGTGCGCGGTCTCCAGCGTCCGGTCGTCCATCTTCGGGCGGATCTCCACGGCGGGCTTCGACGGCAGCGGCTGCTGGTTCTGGTACGGGTGGCGGCCGACGAAGGAGGTCCGCCTGCCCTGGGCCTTCAGCCTGCGGCGGGCGCCCCGGCCCTTCAGCCCGGCCAGTGCGATCAGCAGGAAGACGCCGAGCCAGATCAGCGTCATCGGCCGGGCCATCCGCTTGACCCGGGTCAGCATCGGGGTGGTGTTGTGCCAGGCGGCGGTGGAGTTGTGGCCGACCACCACCGTGCCCTCGGCCCTGGAGGCCGAGACCGGGCTCGGGCCCGAACCGGTGAGGGTGTTGTCCGCGACCCGCGTCCCGCCGACCGTGCCGACCAGGGTGATGCCGTGCTCCTGGGCGCCCTTCACGGTGTTCCCGGAGATCCCGGCACTGGAGTCGCGCAGGTAGATGCCGGTCACCGCGCCCTGCACGGTGTTGCCGGTGACCACCGCGCCGGTGTCGCCGTCGCGCACCGATATGCCCTCGCGCTGCTGCGCGGTGAGGGTGTTGTCGACGACCGAGACGTGCGCGGCGCTGCGCCGGACCACGATGCCCATGGTGTTGCCGACCACGGAGTTGTGGTCGAGGTCGACGTTCTGCCCGCCGAGCACCTCGATGCCGTAGTGGCCGTTGTCCTGGGTGCTGCTGTGGGTGACGGTGTTGTTGCCGTAGGCGCCGACCGGCTCGCCGGAGGCCGAGGGGCCGGCGGACAGCGCCTGCCCGTTGATGGTGAAGCCGTTGCCGGAGTTGTCCATCGCGGTCGAGTTGCTGATCTCGACGTCCTGGGCGGCCCGGGCGATGTCGAAGCCGTCGCCGTGGTTGCTGTTGGAGCTGTCGTCGCTGAGCACCGCGTTGGTGGCGAAGCGGTGCAGCACGATGCCGGCGATCAGACTGCCGGTGACCTGGGTGCCACTGATCTCGATGCCCTGGGCGCTGGAGATGAAGATGCCGTAGGCGTTGCCCTGGATCACCGAGTCGGAGATCTTGGCCGAGACGTAGGACAGGCCGCTGACGTCGTACTGGTTGCCGGTGCCGTTCAGGGCGCCGGTCGGCAGGCTGGCCACGCCGTTGGCGCCGAGGTTGCCGCTGGGCTGGGCGATGGTGGTGCTGTCGCCCGAGGTCGCGGTCGTCTCCTTCTTGTGCGCCTGGTTGGCCTTGCCGTGCAGGTGGCTCGCGTGCACATGGACATAGGTCGAACTGCCGGTCGCGGCGCCGGTGGTGGGGCGGTCGCTGCCGGTGAGGCTGATCCCGCCGGTGCGCCCGCTCCAGAAGCCGAGGTCGTAGACGTCCACATGGCTCATGCTGAAGTGCCCGCCGATGGCCCGGATGTAGGCACGGCCGTCGCTCGGGTCGGTGTCCGGCGCGTTGTTCTGGGTGTCCCAGCTGGTGACCGTCATCGGGTGCTTGGCGGTGCCGGACAGGTTGATGGTGCCGTCGAAGGAGACGATGGTGACGAAGCCGGTCGGTGTGCTCGCCATCCGCAGCACCAGGCCGCCGGGGGTGTTCAGGTTCAGCGTCGCGCCCATGCCGACGTAGACGTTCTCCAGCAGCAGGTAGGAGCCGTCGGTCAGCCGGAGGAAGGTCTGCGGGGCCAGCTGCAGCAGGTCGGCGACGGTGTACGGGGCGGACCGCTGCGGCAGCACCAGGGTGTAGCCGGAACCGGTGGCCAGCCGGTACGGGGTGTTGCCCTGGGTGGCGTGGAGGGTGGCGTTGGCGCTGACCGCGCGGACCTCCAGCAGCCGGTGGTCCTCGGCGGCCACGTCGGCGGCCTCGCGGGCGGCGGTGGCGGAGTCCACGGTCGGGGCCGGGGCGACCGGGCCGCCGGGCGCGGCGGCCTGCGCGGTGGCCGGTGCGAGCAGGCCGGCGCCCAGCAGCGTCAGCAGGGCGAGCGCGGGGGCCCCGACCCGGCTGCGGGTCCGGGCGGGACGGGGGGACGTCATCGGGCAGCCTCCGGGGAAAGGGTCGCCGCACTCTGGCCCGCGCCGCCGATCTGGTCCGAACTGCGGGTCAGCCAGCCCTGCTTGTTCATGGTGAAGAAGGCGTACATCTTGATCGGGAGCGAGATCATGATCACGGTCAGCGCGGTGAGCGGCAGCAGCAGGATCTCCCAGGGGTGGCGGCGCAGGTGCGAGTACCCGCGGACGCCGCGGCCTATCAGCAGCCAGGCGGCGGCCAGCAGGTAGCCGCGCGGGGTGTAGTCCAGCCGGTCGAAGAGGAGGAAACCGATGGTCAGGCCCATGGTGATCGGGGTGATCAGGATCTGCAGCACGGTGATCCGGGAGATCAGCGGGGTGCGCCAGAGCCAGCCCTTCCAGATGGCCGTCAGGTAGCAGCGGTAGGAGTTGCGGCTCCAGCGCACCCGCTGCTTGACGAAGGCCGAGAAGGAGTCCGGGAACATGGAGATGGCACGGGCGTTGGACTGGTGCACGGTCTTGTAGCCGGCCGCGAGGGTCAGCCAGGTCATCCGTCCGTCGTCGCCGGCGATGCAGCGACGGCCGAGGAAGAACTCGTCCTCCAGGTTCTTCACGGTCGGCAGGATCACCGAGCGCCGGTACGCGGCGGTGCGTCCGGACAGGCAGATCACGCCGCCCTTGCGGCTCATCGCCGGGACGTAGTCGTAGTACCGCAGGTTGACCAGCCAGTCGGCGATCCGCCGCCAGACGCTGGTGGTCCGCTGGTACACGTTCTGCTGCGTGCCCACGCCGCCGACCTGCGGGTCCACGAAGGGCATCTGCACGGCGTCGAGGAGGCCGGGCTCCCAT
The Streptacidiphilus albus JL83 genome window above contains:
- a CDS encoding DUF2079 domain-containing protein gives rise to the protein MPWTAFTQARSPIPLSLTESSEHETAASPSSAEAEEAPDLPQRLRAALRRAVRSPCSWLVAIAVAVYGTFGYHQYTQLKTGACDLGIFYQATEGWAFHGFPTDPIKGFPQIGDHFSPIFMLLAPALWVYNSPLTLVFAQVLLLCSAAVPVYLVARRAWGRPVASVITAAFLSSMGIQGSVAFPVHEVMFGAPLIGWALERALSKKWTAASLIMACGVFVKEDMGAMVVMFGLWALLNRKWRHALALFVWGAGMFVLTIDVIIPHYNPSGFTYAADYAGNLHANNFNQLIVSLVSHPGTGLHLLFDDPVKQQTWLDLLRPVAFMCLASPIALLGAPMMVTRMLSARNTEWGDQLYYDMPLMVITFIGAMDGVQRVLRLVRRFLPRLDRAWLPALAGCCLAAVSLVTTVNMDRHRQIYAWLTTSTFTSRPSWVADVHAALAVVPSGVEVRATNNLVVPLAARDTVTLVGSNVDKGSWAAVDTSNPQCPISASAIPAYLTQLESQGFRVVAQYGPIEILHQA
- a CDS encoding ROK family transcriptional regulator → MVEQLTRQLNLRTVMDLFVAVGRISRAELARRTGLSKQTVSELVGELEEGGWIRYTGDSVSSGASGRAAALYELDPSAGAIVGVDLGGTKINAALGDFSGAVLREATAPTDPRGGRYVIAQIVGLARELVAAEGVDPARLRVLALGSPGALDRDTGVMAFAPNIPSFGDLDVAREIAAELGTVVVVDNDVNIAALGEHWAGHGRGQSEFVFIAVGTGIGMGLITGGVLRTGATGAAGEIAYLPLGTDPFDPANQVKGPLEEAVAGEGLARRYAGGPAGRGSVPEIFAAAAAGEPAALAALDEEARLIALSICAVAAVLDPALAVIGGGIGSRPELLEPVRAWLARLMPRPVPVRTSELGPRAGLLGAVAVGLRTAHQRLFQAPGQSTAADRGPVPVPAPALDRVVTAAPVPVPVGG
- a CDS encoding right-handed parallel beta-helix repeat-containing protein; the protein is MTSPRPARTRSRVGAPALALLTLLGAGLLAPATAQAAAPGGPVAPAPTVDSATAAREAADVAAEDHRLLEVRAVSANATLHATQGNTPYRLATGSGYTLVLPQRSAPYTVADLLQLAPQTFLRLTDGSYLLLENVYVGMGATLNLNTPGGLVLRMASTPTGFVTIVSFDGTINLSGTAKHPMTVTSWDTQNNAPDTDPSDGRAYIRAIGGHFSMSHVDVYDLGFWSGRTGGISLTGSDRPTTGAATGSSTYVHVHASHLHGKANQAHKKETTATSGDSTTIAQPSGNLGANGVASLPTGALNGTGNQYDVSGLSYVSAKISDSVIQGNAYGIFISSAQGIEISGTQVTGSLIAGIVLHRFATNAVLSDDSSNSNHGDGFDIARAAQDVEISNSTAMDNSGNGFTINGQALSAGPSASGEPVGAYGNNTVTHSSTQDNGHYGIEVLGGQNVDLDHNSVVGNTMGIVVRRSAAHVSVVDNTLTAQQREGISVRDGDTGAVVTGNTVQGAVTGIYLRDSSAGISGNTVKGAQEHGITLVGTVGGTRVADNTLTGSGPSPVSASRAEGTVVVGHNSTAAWHNTTPMLTRVKRMARPMTLIWLGVFLLIALAGLKGRGARRRLKAQGRRTSFVGRHPYQNQQPLPSKPAVEIRPKMDDRTLETAH
- a CDS encoding glycosyltransferase, with product MSGLSGPLHDVSSFLNQLVAGDDWRQVVPLGMAGVLVWLLWLYRAVVSRFAHPVVNDFRTTTSVVVPSYREDPEILMRCLWTWLAQDPGEVIIVIDTADVEAQRRLAAVSDARLRVLVFDHTGKRSALGVGIRAARNEILVFADSDTAWEPGLLDAVQMPFVDPQVGGVGTQQNVYQRTTSVWRRIADWLVNLRYYDYVPAMSRKGGVICLSGRTAAYRRSVILPTVKNLEDEFFLGRRCIAGDDGRMTWLTLAAGYKTVHQSNARAISMFPDSFSAFVKQRVRWSRNSYRCYLTAIWKGWLWRTPLISRITVLQILITPITMGLTIGFLLFDRLDYTPRGYLLAAAWLLIGRGVRGYSHLRRHPWEILLLPLTALTVIMISLPIKMYAFFTMNKQGWLTRSSDQIGGAGQSAATLSPEAAR